The following are encoded together in the Bradymonas sediminis genome:
- a CDS encoding DEAD/DEAH box helicase, which produces MTGAPSTRYILENFQELDLIEPLQRAIAAENYESPSEIQAQAIPSILEGRDLLGCAQTGTGKTAAFSLPMLHILSESQNTKGRRVPRGLILSPTRELAAQICSSIETYGKFLSLRSTVIYGGVSERPQIRDLKKGVDIIVATPGRFLDLMSRGFIDLNAIEFFILDEADRMLDMGFINDIRKIINKLPKKRQNLLFSATLPSSIVQLANQMLRNPVTVEVAPETPTLDAIEQRLMFVTKADKANLMVHLLKAPDVSRSIIFTRTKHGANRLTERLEKAGFPATAIHGNKSQAARRRALNGFRKGSYDILVATDVASRGIDVDDVTHVFNYDLPDEAESYVHRIGRTGRAGRSGVAISFCDTSEGHKLRSIEKTIAQAIPPDEEHEFHSPAAMASRNDRKKSSKGGGRRGNNSRGRNSRNKSRGKSGGNSRGRNSSRRKSTTPAKKSGEGAKRRGGNRR; this is translated from the coding sequence GTGACGGGGGCTCCCAGCACCCGGTACATTTTGGAAAATTTTCAAGAGCTCGATCTTATTGAGCCGCTCCAGCGCGCGATAGCCGCTGAAAATTACGAATCACCGTCGGAAATTCAAGCTCAAGCCATTCCTTCGATTTTGGAAGGTAGAGATCTGCTCGGTTGCGCCCAGACAGGCACCGGTAAAACGGCCGCCTTTTCACTCCCCATGCTTCATATTCTGAGCGAGAGCCAGAACACGAAGGGCCGACGTGTGCCCCGTGGACTGATCTTGTCGCCGACGCGTGAGTTGGCGGCTCAGATTTGCTCGAGCATCGAGACCTACGGGAAATTCCTCTCGCTGCGCAGCACCGTGATTTACGGTGGTGTCAGCGAGCGCCCGCAGATTCGCGACCTTAAAAAGGGCGTCGATATTATCGTGGCAACGCCGGGTCGATTCCTCGACCTGATGAGCCGTGGTTTTATCGATCTGAACGCCATCGAGTTCTTCATCCTAGATGAAGCCGATCGTATGCTCGACATGGGTTTCATCAACGATATCCGCAAGATCATCAATAAGCTGCCCAAGAAGCGCCAGAACCTGCTCTTCTCGGCGACCTTGCCCTCGAGCATCGTCCAGCTTGCCAACCAGATGTTGCGCAACCCCGTGACCGTCGAAGTCGCGCCGGAAACCCCGACGCTCGACGCCATTGAGCAGCGCTTGATGTTCGTGACGAAGGCCGACAAGGCGAACCTGATGGTGCACCTGCTTAAGGCGCCGGACGTGTCGCGCTCGATCATCTTCACGCGCACCAAGCACGGCGCAAACCGTCTGACCGAGCGCCTGGAGAAGGCCGGCTTCCCCGCGACCGCCATTCATGGCAACAAATCGCAGGCCGCTCGCCGCCGCGCGCTCAACGGATTCCGCAAGGGCTCCTACGATATCCTGGTGGCGACCGACGTCGCCTCGCGCGGCATCGACGTGGATGACGTCACGCACGTGTTCAACTACGACCTGCCGGACGAAGCCGAGAGCTACGTCCATCGCATCGGTCGAACCGGTCGCGCCGGACGAAGTGGCGTGGCCATCTCGTTCTGCGATACCTCGGAAGGGCATAAATTGCGCTCGATCGAGAAGACCATCGCTCAGGCGATCCCGCCGGATGAGGAGCACGAGTTTCACTCCCCAGCCGCGATGGCGAGTCGTAATGACCGCAAAAAGAGCAGCAAAGGTGGTGGCCGTCGCGGAAATAATTCGCGTGGCCGTAACTCGAGAAATAAATCGCGCGGCAAGTCCGGCGGAAATTCTCGGGGCAGAAATTCCTCGCGTCGCAAGAGCACCACGCCCGCAAAGAAATCGGGCGAGGGCGCAAAGCGCCGCGGCGGCAATCGCCGCTGA
- a CDS encoding EI24 domain-containing protein produces MANQESDKQVDVDVRMPPIGEALGEAALVSPAGEGSSAPGEHALLKRLRIARDGSPRAQAIAGGLLPLHALRLLLANLKLVPLLIIPVLINMALFAVSIYFLVQYAGQGVEWLWAKPAAGGALEQVVLVLWYVVYVLAILVSVALSYVIVLMLGGILASPFHDILSEATEKILLGTEEVQGTGLSFLVETLRSLGSNIVIVLIYFSLLIPVLMLNLIPGLGTIAASALGMMLSAYFVGLEYCDPLLTRRNTPVKRKFGLIREHIWFAGAFGLGTNFLLLVPFLNFLCMPIAVMGGTAMGIVLLEGEEGAEPPQ; encoded by the coding sequence ATGGCAAACCAAGAGAGTGACAAACAGGTTGACGTCGATGTGAGGATGCCGCCGATCGGCGAGGCGCTGGGCGAGGCGGCGCTCGTTTCGCCAGCGGGCGAAGGCTCGAGTGCGCCCGGCGAGCATGCGTTGCTTAAACGTTTGAGGATTGCGCGCGACGGGTCGCCCCGCGCGCAGGCCATCGCCGGTGGCTTGCTGCCGCTCCATGCCCTTCGCTTGCTCCTGGCCAACCTGAAGCTCGTGCCGCTGCTTATTATTCCGGTGCTCATTAATATGGCGCTGTTCGCGGTGAGCATTTATTTTCTGGTCCAATACGCTGGGCAAGGGGTCGAGTGGTTGTGGGCAAAACCGGCGGCCGGTGGCGCCCTGGAGCAAGTCGTCCTTGTGCTCTGGTACGTCGTCTATGTCCTCGCGATTTTGGTGAGCGTCGCCCTTTCCTATGTCATCGTCCTGATGCTCGGCGGCATCCTCGCCAGCCCCTTTCACGATATATTGTCCGAGGCGACCGAGAAGATCCTGTTGGGAACCGAGGAAGTTCAAGGCACCGGGCTGTCTTTTCTGGTCGAAACGCTGCGCTCGCTCGGGTCGAATATCGTCATCGTCCTGATCTATTTCTCATTGCTGATTCCGGTCCTGATGCTCAACTTAATCCCCGGGTTGGGCACCATCGCGGCGAGCGCGCTGGGAATGATGCTCAGCGCCTATTTTGTGGGGCTTGAGTATTGCGACCCGCTCTTGACGCGGCGCAACACGCCGGTGAAGCGCAAATTTGGGCTGATTCGCGAGCATATCTGGTTCGCGGGGGCGTTCGGGCTGGGCACGAATTTTTTGCTGCTGGTCCCATTTCTTAACTTCTTATGCATGCCGATCGCGGTGATGGGCGGGACTGCGATGGGGATTGTTTTATTGGAGGGCGAGGAGGGCGCGGAGCCTCCCCAATAA
- a CDS encoding DUF3857 domain-containing protein has protein sequence MATAFSVLATILFSASVASAQASTFAPEQWLGELRGEGHAAVGLAKAKAFERYSVYYATPDLIKALESAAAATPSPLVKFELERQAAAAHLNVGDFSRHEDAFSGQGCLVDFDIVGPFDNPSMQAFETRLGPEDGQAGPYAGKLTQVDWRAQPNYDEFCTFYLGRNIEPSTAAAVYLASEIDAKRAGSARLLLGVSGAYKVWLNGKPVAHRGEDLGLGVDADAWSVALKKGRNHLLIKIASTGSGSLGLSARLVDPNFKPITDATIKRGWNGEAMAADDAKKWPEPHRNSVLAQAKKLSQNTDSKAIWAAWLWSRLEPKNPATPWRDTALRVREAAEQNLAATKSTGFAAHELALAADLVEEHWRKIDLLEMAYRLNPNNYWVGLQLATEYAASDSVQIQQKERTLLEKIHAEAPTFLPGTLALAEWYAGHGFEKYALNMLEAEGKSSENATMQIPSYIRQLAYLHSLSGERRRADKLYRHLESVAALNTGYAWVRATDLLAENKTEEALEIIDAQQQLVPWELRWPLRKVEILRAQKDFDGAQKLLDQLIAQRPGNVGLYQKKADLLVALNQKTQAAETLELALLRRPQDEDLRKLRAFLTPSSNQFFEPWIVNDIVEIAKDTPKTQYEYDTIVDQTLVHVAPNGLASSVVQRAERVLNDQGIDPASYQRISFTHGDEVVEVLGVRVHKPDGSITEDWDRWESGGSRKGSTTYNDSTYINIRANNVKVGDIVEYRWRVSQVANENFRGDYFGDVEFVQSTRPAAFGRYVVHYPTSWELYFRAPMLPHDVLNKLPGQAKLEPNYQVRGFELRDIPEVHTDRGQPGYTDVYDYVMVSNKKNYDEIGKWWWNLVEEQLIVDENISARVAELTEGLTTDLEKVQAIHNYVVQNTRYLHVGLGIHGWKPYRTTTAFRNRYGDCKDKAALLKVMLDQAGVPAQLVLVRTRDLGHVDAQPASMHIFNHAIAYVPSMDLFLDGTAEYNGTHELTPMDQGAQALIVSDGGDARFMSMPVDKPEQNRLFKEMTVLLNTDNPTVRGKIVAHGQNAVYYRQTLEDPQRRDEIFEKQLADTYPGATLVSATYSDLSKLEQPVEITFEFTGGELLRANSTQKFVYAYGAPKDLLSAYANQASRRQDLTIRLPFTSHTRMRYELGADQRFEAVPQDTLIETPFGATTVKYSQADRVLEVDLYYSISMQRIPREDYPKFRDFMAQMTATLNETIALKPEAK, from the coding sequence ATGGCGACTGCGTTCAGCGTCCTCGCAACGATTCTCTTTTCGGCAAGTGTTGCCTCCGCGCAGGCCTCAACCTTTGCGCCCGAGCAATGGCTCGGCGAGCTACGCGGCGAGGGACACGCGGCGGTCGGGTTGGCCAAGGCGAAGGCATTTGAGCGCTATAGCGTGTATTATGCGACGCCCGATCTCATTAAAGCGCTGGAATCGGCCGCAGCCGCGACCCCGTCGCCGCTGGTGAAATTCGAATTGGAGCGCCAGGCCGCGGCCGCACATCTTAATGTCGGTGATTTCAGCCGGCACGAAGACGCGTTTTCGGGGCAAGGTTGCCTGGTCGACTTTGATATCGTGGGCCCCTTCGACAACCCGTCGATGCAGGCTTTTGAGACGCGCCTGGGCCCCGAAGACGGCCAGGCCGGCCCCTACGCCGGCAAATTGACCCAGGTGGACTGGCGAGCGCAGCCAAATTACGACGAGTTTTGCACCTTTTATCTGGGCCGAAATATCGAGCCCAGCACCGCGGCGGCGGTCTATTTGGCGAGCGAAATCGACGCGAAACGCGCCGGCTCGGCCAGGTTATTATTGGGGGTGAGCGGCGCCTATAAGGTGTGGCTCAACGGAAAACCGGTAGCGCATCGAGGCGAAGACCTCGGCCTGGGCGTGGACGCCGATGCCTGGTCGGTCGCGCTCAAAAAGGGCCGCAACCACCTGCTTATTAAGATCGCGTCGACCGGCTCGGGCAGCCTGGGGCTGAGCGCGCGCCTGGTCGACCCGAACTTTAAGCCCATCACCGACGCGACGATCAAGCGCGGTTGGAATGGCGAGGCGATGGCCGCCGACGACGCCAAAAAATGGCCCGAACCGCACCGAAATAGCGTGCTGGCTCAGGCCAAAAAGCTCAGCCAGAATACTGATTCGAAGGCCATCTGGGCCGCCTGGCTCTGGTCCAGGCTTGAGCCAAAAAACCCGGCGACGCCCTGGCGCGACACCGCCCTGCGGGTGCGCGAGGCCGCCGAGCAGAACCTCGCCGCCACCAAATCGACCGGTTTCGCCGCCCATGAATTGGCGCTGGCTGCCGACCTGGTCGAGGAGCATTGGCGCAAAATCGACCTGCTTGAGATGGCCTACCGCTTAAACCCGAACAACTATTGGGTCGGCCTCCAACTGGCCACCGAATACGCCGCGTCGGACTCGGTGCAGATTCAGCAAAAGGAGCGCACGCTCCTCGAAAAAATCCACGCCGAGGCCCCGACCTTTCTGCCCGGCACACTCGCCCTCGCCGAATGGTACGCCGGGCATGGATTCGAGAAATATGCGCTGAATATGCTCGAGGCCGAAGGCAAGAGTAGCGAAAACGCGACCATGCAAATCCCGAGCTATATCAGGCAGCTAGCCTATCTTCACTCGCTCAGCGGCGAGCGCCGGCGCGCCGACAAATTATATCGTCACCTGGAGTCGGTGGCCGCGCTCAATACCGGCTACGCCTGGGTTCGCGCGACCGATCTGCTCGCCGAGAATAAGACCGAGGAGGCGCTAGAGATTATCGACGCCCAACAGCAATTGGTGCCCTGGGAGCTGCGCTGGCCGCTGCGAAAGGTCGAGATTTTGCGCGCTCAAAAAGACTTCGACGGCGCCCAAAAACTGCTCGACCAATTGATCGCCCAGCGCCCCGGAAACGTCGGCCTCTATCAAAAAAAGGCCGACCTCCTCGTGGCGCTTAACCAGAAGACGCAGGCCGCCGAGACCCTTGAGCTCGCGCTGCTGCGGCGCCCGCAGGACGAAGACCTTCGCAAGCTGCGCGCCTTCTTGACGCCCAGCTCGAACCAATTCTTCGAGCCGTGGATCGTCAATGATATCGTCGAAATCGCCAAGGATACCCCCAAAACCCAATACGAATACGACACCATCGTCGACCAGACGCTGGTGCATGTCGCGCCCAACGGCCTCGCCTCGAGCGTGGTGCAGCGCGCCGAGCGCGTCCTCAATGACCAGGGCATCGACCCGGCGAGTTATCAGCGCATCAGCTTTACCCACGGCGACGAGGTCGTGGAGGTTCTGGGGGTGCGCGTGCACAAACCCGACGGCAGCATCACCGAGGATTGGGACCGCTGGGAGAGCGGCGGGTCGCGCAAGGGCTCGACCACCTATAATGACTCCACCTACATCAATATCCGCGCCAATAACGTGAAGGTCGGCGATATCGTCGAGTACCGCTGGCGCGTCAGCCAGGTCGCCAACGAGAACTTCCGCGGCGATTATTTCGGCGATGTCGAGTTCGTTCAGAGCACCCGACCGGCCGCCTTTGGCCGCTACGTCGTACATTATCCCACCAGTTGGGAGCTCTATTTCCGCGCGCCCATGCTCCCGCATGACGTCCTAAATAAGCTGCCAGGCCAGGCGAAATTAGAGCCCAATTACCAGGTGCGCGGCTTTGAGCTGCGCGACATCCCCGAGGTTCATACCGACCGCGGCCAACCCGGTTATACCGACGTCTACGACTATGTGATGGTCTCGAATAAGAAGAATTACGACGAGATCGGCAAGTGGTGGTGGAACCTGGTCGAGGAGCAACTGATCGTCGACGAGAATATCTCGGCGAGGGTCGCCGAGCTGACCGAGGGGCTGACGACCGACCTCGAAAAGGTCCAGGCCATCCACAATTATGTGGTCCAGAATACCCGGTATCTGCACGTCGGGCTGGGCATTCATGGCTGGAAGCCCTACCGAACCACCACCGCGTTTCGAAACCGCTACGGCGACTGCAAAGACAAAGCCGCGCTGCTCAAGGTAATGCTCGACCAGGCCGGCGTCCCCGCCCAATTGGTGCTGGTGCGCACCCGCGACCTGGGCCACGTCGACGCACAGCCCGCCTCGATGCATATCTTCAACCACGCCATCGCCTATGTGCCGAGCATGGACCTATTTTTGGACGGGACCGCCGAATATAACGGCACCCACGAGCTCACGCCGATGGACCAGGGCGCCCAGGCGCTCATCGTCAGCGACGGCGGCGACGCCCGATTTATGTCGATGCCCGTCGACAAGCCCGAGCAAAACCGATTGTTCAAAGAGATGACCGTCCTCCTCAACACCGACAATCCCACGGTGCGCGGAAAGATCGTCGCCCACGGGCAAAACGCGGTCTATTATCGCCAGACGCTCGAAGACCCGCAGCGGCGCGATGAGATCTTCGAGAAGCAGCTCGCCGACACCTACCCCGGCGCGACGCTGGTCAGCGCCACCTACTCGGACCTGAGCAAATTGGAGCAGCCCGTCGAGATCACCTTTGAGTTCACCGGCGGCGAGCTGTTGCGCGCGAATAGCACCCAAAAATTTGTCTACGCCTACGGCGCGCCCAAGGATTTGCTCTCGGCCTATGCCAACCAGGCCAGCCGCCGCCAGGACCTCACGATCCGGCTTCCGTTCACCAGCCATACCCGAATGCGCTACGAATTAGGCGCCGATCAACGCTTCGAAGCGGTGCCCCAAGACACCCTCATCGAGACCCCTTTTGGTGCAACCACCGTGAAGTATAGCCAGGCCGATCGCGTCCTCGAGGTTGACCTCTATTATAGCATCTCGATGCAGCGGATCCCGCGCGAAGATTACCCGAAATTCCGCGACTTTATGGCGCAAATGACCGCCACGCTCAACGAGACGATCGCGCTAAAACCCGAGGCTAAATAA
- a CDS encoding tetratricopeptide repeat protein, whose translation MQKYAMLQKTLNPKTLLRNNKALRCGALCLALSFSLSACSSTPKPRPSAYSFAANAGANTALDGWFKARDAEDAAQPTKHVLLDDATEEQRFAAAEIAYFEGDIEHAAKLFMQLLEQNPAHPLNRFGAARLYAMRHQVVDFNEKIRPLLAKLRFADLAPLTRVHVSQIGQSVVYNDWKISDAARPFAADAVGFPNEWTTSPSLSNWRLSDFDQAFLPETEDALREEYLSPSIAEDAPINYVKSRHFSAAGVNLSPNFERSGIYYMETFARVEPREGDGSNSEARDFLLYADFSAAAKIWIDGKLVMTRDEKDYRGGERLRRIRLSPGEHRILVKMAYQKSYRDGFDLTLIADDATPLGGSGLSFEAKPRANPDGAQKEGSITLLGEQKMLADLDPTRIAPDAVTKADDISLYLAANAAILNLEAQDFDAAWGALMERHPKFAVGYMLRAQQLRTLWEVPSRIRNARSMADLRRAAQLAPDNLSNNLLLGKRLREQGKSDAELQDLLRKNRDAAFTQSGELRNIEPLHEWADFLEDQDWSESAEQAWKRVLDAAPTECGAAHSLQYLYNQRDFFPTLAEITPAHAKCPTLLNTFARNRKDQAEVRLKLARQDALRYPYRASSQERYSAELIAQGQPDKARQVLVAARDRMPWDVNLWYELAKIALADEGMDAARALIEGGIDQHESSAWLQWRLSMLENKVPLADLMHDGLKIAREDVARGEAETSGDEAYYALDFAARKYFEDGSSVTLTHNVIRVMTKGGIDRFGEFETPNGAELVLARTIKKDGSVRIPEQMSGKSTLSMPGLAPGDFVEMAYIQYSSASALSKTRQRGIRFFFRMAHISSQHSEYIIVNPRGDFQRMNDAPEPKSIQTSEGPAVQFLRTDSPRPRREPSQVAGDEYLPWIQMHREGTTTSDFEASRRNISEQIRDSLKMSEPLRQQIAEWRKGLKPGSEEEVKELFYRVSSWIADPTLTQYNTDATHVLLEHDGNPLLLLKAAYDQAGIPAEIYFARSKFQSPHEDLIGEFAKYSSPLMKVQMPDKTHAWVSPDSPDAMFNSPGNTLIGQMAVCVSCDEAHREVVAPQNPRPINRHVAVDGKVNAQGTLDATMTITYRGALAALVRQVLRKNADPSSRKKFADVSVASLISGATLQSFEFDGLDKRDEDLLLRAKFTRKNFARPYGANTLQIQSKLFDENIAGQYAELSQRETPLFVPYSRDYGYTLKVDFPAGSQLALQSQAGSWEYNTEFGEFSRSVNIDGQTLTLNSSIDIPVQRVAPETYTKFRSWARNLDRSALLFLRVSQNN comes from the coding sequence ATGCAGAAATACGCAATGCTCCAGAAGACACTCAACCCCAAGACCCTGCTCCGAAACAATAAAGCGCTGCGCTGCGGCGCGCTTTGCCTGGCGCTGTCCTTCTCGCTGAGCGCCTGCTCCAGCACGCCGAAGCCCCGCCCGAGCGCCTACTCTTTTGCCGCCAACGCCGGCGCCAACACCGCGCTCGATGGCTGGTTTAAGGCGCGCGACGCCGAGGACGCCGCCCAGCCGACCAAGCATGTGCTCTTGGACGACGCCACCGAGGAGCAGCGCTTCGCGGCGGCCGAGATCGCGTATTTCGAAGGGGATATCGAGCACGCCGCCAAGCTCTTTATGCAGCTCCTGGAGCAGAACCCGGCGCATCCGCTCAACCGATTCGGCGCGGCGCGCCTCTACGCGATGCGCCACCAGGTGGTTGATTTTAATGAGAAAATCCGCCCGCTCCTGGCCAAGCTTAGATTCGCCGACCTCGCCCCGCTCACGCGCGTGCACGTGTCTCAGATCGGGCAAAGCGTGGTCTATAATGATTGGAAAATCTCCGACGCGGCGCGACCGTTTGCTGCCGACGCTGTCGGGTTTCCGAACGAATGGACCACCTCGCCGAGCCTGTCGAATTGGCGCCTAAGCGACTTCGACCAGGCCTTTTTGCCCGAGACCGAGGACGCGCTTCGCGAGGAATATCTCTCCCCGTCGATCGCCGAAGACGCGCCGATTAACTACGTTAAATCGCGCCACTTTAGCGCGGCGGGCGTCAACCTCTCGCCAAATTTTGAGCGCTCCGGCATCTATTATATGGAGACCTTCGCCCGGGTGGAGCCGCGCGAAGGTGACGGCTCAAATAGCGAAGCCCGCGACTTCTTGCTCTACGCCGACTTCAGCGCGGCGGCAAAGATCTGGATCGACGGCAAGCTCGTGATGACCCGCGACGAGAAGGATTATCGCGGCGGCGAGCGACTGCGCCGGATTCGCCTGAGCCCCGGAGAGCACCGCATTCTGGTGAAGATGGCCTATCAAAAGAGTTATCGCGACGGCTTCGACCTCACCCTGATCGCCGATGACGCGACGCCCCTGGGCGGCAGCGGGCTGAGCTTTGAGGCGAAGCCTCGGGCCAATCCAGACGGCGCACAAAAAGAAGGCAGCATCACCTTGCTCGGAGAGCAGAAGATGCTCGCCGACCTCGACCCGACCCGCATCGCGCCCGACGCGGTCACTAAGGCCGATGATATCAGCCTCTACCTGGCCGCCAACGCCGCCATCCTCAACCTGGAGGCGCAGGACTTCGACGCCGCCTGGGGCGCGCTGATGGAGCGCCACCCGAAATTTGCGGTCGGCTATATGCTGCGCGCCCAGCAACTTCGAACGCTTTGGGAGGTCCCCTCGCGGATTCGAAACGCGCGCTCCATGGCCGATCTTCGCCGCGCCGCTCAGCTCGCGCCCGATAACCTGAGCAATAATCTGCTGCTCGGCAAACGCCTGCGCGAGCAGGGAAAGAGCGACGCCGAGCTGCAGGATTTGCTGCGCAAAAACCGCGACGCCGCCTTCACCCAATCGGGCGAATTGCGCAATATTGAGCCGCTTCACGAGTGGGCGGACTTCCTCGAAGACCAGGACTGGTCGGAGTCGGCCGAGCAGGCGTGGAAGCGCGTGCTCGACGCCGCGCCCACCGAATGTGGCGCCGCGCATAGCCTGCAATATCTGTATAATCAGCGCGATTTCTTCCCCACTCTGGCCGAGATTACGCCGGCGCACGCGAAATGCCCGACGCTGCTCAACACCTTCGCCCGAAACCGCAAAGACCAGGCCGAAGTGCGCCTGAAGCTCGCCCGACAAGACGCCCTGCGCTACCCCTATCGCGCGTCTTCGCAGGAGCGCTACAGCGCCGAACTCATCGCCCAGGGCCAGCCCGACAAAGCCCGCCAGGTCCTGGTCGCCGCGCGCGACCGCATGCCCTGGGACGTCAACCTCTGGTACGAGCTGGCCAAGATTGCGCTGGCCGACGAAGGCATGGACGCCGCCCGCGCGCTGATCGAAGGCGGCATCGACCAGCACGAGAGCAGCGCCTGGCTGCAATGGCGCCTGTCGATGCTCGAAAACAAAGTGCCCCTGGCCGACCTGATGCACGACGGCCTGAAGATCGCCCGCGAAGACGTCGCGCGCGGCGAGGCCGAGACGAGCGGTGACGAGGCATATTATGCCCTGGACTTCGCGGCCCGAAAATATTTCGAAGACGGCTCCTCGGTCACCCTCACACACAACGTCATTCGCGTGATGACCAAGGGCGGCATCGACCGATTTGGCGAATTTGAGACGCCCAACGGCGCCGAGCTCGTCCTGGCGCGCACCATCAAAAAAGACGGCAGCGTGCGCATCCCCGAGCAGATGTCCGGAAAATCCACGCTCAGCATGCCCGGGCTTGCCCCCGGCGACTTCGTCGAGATGGCCTATATCCAATATTCGTCGGCCAGCGCGCTGTCGAAGACCCGCCAGCGCGGCATCCGGTTTTTCTTTCGCATGGCCCATATCTCCAGCCAGCATAGCGAATATATTATCGTGAACCCGCGCGGTGATTTTCAGCGCATGAACGACGCCCCGGAGCCCAAGTCGATCCAGACCAGCGAGGGCCCGGCGGTGCAATTCTTGAGGACTGACAGCCCGCGCCCGCGCCGCGAACCCTCGCAGGTCGCCGGCGACGAGTATCTGCCCTGGATTCAGATGCACCGCGAGGGCACCACCACGAGCGACTTCGAAGCCTCGCGCCGCAATATCAGCGAGCAAATCCGCGATAGCCTGAAGATGAGCGAGCCGCTGCGCCAACAGATCGCCGAGTGGCGAAAGGGGCTGAAGCCGGGCTCCGAAGAAGAGGTCAAAGAACTCTTTTACCGCGTCTCATCGTGGATCGCCGACCCGACGCTCACCCAATATAATACCGACGCGACCCACGTGCTGCTTGAGCATGACGGCAACCCGCTGCTGCTGCTCAAGGCGGCCTATGACCAGGCCGGAATCCCCGCCGAGATCTATTTCGCCCGCTCCAAATTCCAATCGCCCCACGAAGATCTTATCGGCGAATTCGCGAAATATTCGTCGCCGCTGATGAAGGTCCAGATGCCCGATAAGACCCACGCCTGGGTCAGCCCGGACAGCCCCGACGCGATGTTTAATAGCCCGGGCAACACGCTCATCGGCCAAATGGCGGTGTGCGTAAGCTGCGACGAGGCGCATCGCGAAGTCGTCGCGCCCCAGAACCCGCGCCCCATCAACCGCCACGTCGCGGTCGACGGCAAGGTCAACGCCCAGGGCACCCTCGACGCCACGATGACCATCACCTACCGCGGCGCCCTGGCCGCGCTGGTGCGCCAGGTGCTGCGCAAAAACGCGGACCCCAGCAGCCGCAAAAAATTCGCCGACGTCAGCGTCGCCAGCCTGATCTCGGGGGCGACCTTGCAGAGCTTTGAGTTCGACGGGCTCGACAAGCGCGACGAAGACCTGCTGCTGCGCGCCAAGTTCACCCGCAAGAATTTCGCCCGCCCCTACGGCGCCAACACCCTGCAGATTCAGTCGAAATTATTCGACGAAAATATCGCCGGCCAATACGCCGAATTATCCCAGCGCGAGACCCCGCTCTTTGTTCCCTATTCGCGTGATTATGGTTATACACTCAAAGTCGACTTCCCGGCCGGCAGCCAACTCGCGCTGCAAAGCCAGGCGGGAAGCTGGGAATATAATACGGAATTCGGTGAGTTTTCGCGCTCGGTGAATATCGACGGACAAACGCTGACGCTCAACTCGAGCATCGATATCCCTGTCCAACGCGTCGCCCCCGAGACCTACACAAAGTTTAGAAGTTGGGCGCGCAACCTGGATCGCAGCGCGCTCTTATTTCTGCGCGTTTCGCAAAACAATTGA